Genomic window (Bacillus vallismortis):
AAATATCTTGATAATCCAGTCGCATCACATATCTCTTGTCAGTTTTTTCGAAAGTGTATATGCCTAATCCACTAATATTGGTACAACGATAACCCTTTTGTAATTGCTCGTTCAGCCATTGCTCCTCTTTTTCAATATCAAAAAACATCTTCATTTTCTTCATTCGATTCACTTCCTTCGTACAGGGATAAAATATGCAATAACCTGTTTTGTTCCATTTTCAAAATGGTGCTTCCTTCAGCAGTGATCATATAAACTTTTCTCCGGCCTGACTCTCCAACAGGTTCAATCCAACCATGCTTATTCAAGTTTTCAATCGCACCGTATAGTGTACCGGCTGCTAACATAACAGTCCCATTACTTATCTTTTCTATTTTCTGCATTACGGCATAGCCATGGAGTGGTTCACGCAGAGCTAATAAAATATAATGCATCGTTTCAGACAACGGTAATAATTTATGTTTCATACCCTCACCCTCTCTTCAGTTCAACTATATAGTTCAACTTAATAACAACATAATACAGTTCAACTGAATAGTCAACACATTTTCAAAAAGCTTGATAATAAGGGGGATTCAATCTAAAAGTCGCTTTCCTTACGTAAGGGAAAGCGACTTTTTGTATGAATTATTTAGCGGGCATATGTATATTTTGATTCAAAGAAAATGAATGAAAATTTAGAATGCGATTGAAGTGACGCAGTTTTTCATCAGAAAACAGGACTTCCAACGTCAAGTGAATATGATATGTTGAGTGTTGAAGCAAGAAACAACATAAAAAGGGAGAGATTATTAATGAAACTCAGAGGGGTTATATTGGCAGTAACAGTGTTAACTAGTGTTCTTGCTTCACCTTTTAGTAACATCAATCAATAAAGATTGCTTTGGCTTCAGTGGCAGCATAAATAAAAAATCCTTCAAACGTTCATTTCACGCAAGAAGGATTTTTTAATGCTAGCAATTGTACTCCAAAACAGGCAGAAAAATAAAAAACAAGAAAAATGAAAAGCAAAATTAACCATTTGAACCATTATGCAATCCATCTTGGATGACACGTTTTTTTAACGGCCAGGTTCTAAATCCTCCAGGATTCCCATCATGGTGTTATCATCCATAACGTTCATTGCGCTTTGGTCAAAATGAACGGGTTCAGCATAATGAGACTGTCTTTTTTTCGCAGCTGACTCGGTTTGACTCGTTTGAGAATGTGTGTGCTGGTGCTGTGTTTTTTGCTGTTCGTCATGCTGATGCTGCCGGCCATTTTGCTGCTGGCTTTGATGTTGTGAACGTTCCTGTTTATCGCCGCCGCCCAATACTTGTTTGACCATGTTTCCTACATTAGAAGCATCAAACATCTTATTATCAGAATTCCGTCTGTTCATTTGTCCTGTGATAAACCCGCTGAATCTTTTGCGGATCTGAGGCGATAACGCAGCAATAAGCATCGTTGAGCCTATCACCAATGCTGCGGGACTGATTCCTCTTCGCTGATTGAACAACATAATCCCTCCTTCTTGGTGTATTCATATTTTCCCCCTCATTAGACAAATTAACCGTTTTATTTCCCGGGAAAGCATTTCCTTCAGATTTACATGCATATTTAAAGCGATTTAGAAAAACCTATAGATAAAGTGATAAAGGAGGAATTCACATGCTTGGAAAAAAACAAGTCCTTGCGTCCATGCTTCTTATCCCTTTGCTTATGACTGGCTGCGGTATGGCCAATCAGGGTGAGGGCAGACGTGATAATGCAGATCCAGAAAACGTTAACTACCGTAATCCGGTGAACGATAACGGCAGAGGAAATATTAACGACGTCAATAACAATCGTGACAATGTCGATAATAATGTAACAGACAATGTTAACGATAACGGCAATAACAATGGTAATGAGAATCAACAATTAGAAGTTGCTGACGATGCTGCTGATAAAATTTCTGATATGAAAGAAGTAGAGCAAGCAAATGTGATCGTTGCAGGAAATCAAGCGTATGTTGCAGTTGTATTGAAAAATGGAAAAGAAGATGTTGGACAGGATCTGAAAAAGAAAATTTCCGAAAAAGTAAAAGATACTGATAAAAACATGGATAATGTTTATGTTTCAGCTAACCCAGACTTTGTAGACCGAATGCAGGGATATGGCGATCGGATTCAAAATGGCGATCCGGTTGCAGGGTTTTTCGATGAATTCAGTGAAACTGTACAGCGTATATTCCCGCAACCTGAATAAGGACGAACAAAGCAGCCGCACAATTTGTGCGGCTTTTTTGGCGTGAATGGCACACCGCAAACTCTTGCTGCATAGAGTGAAAAAAAAGGTACAAGACGGACCGGCTCAGGGAGGGAGACGTTTGCGGGATGGCATAGGAAAGCGTGCGGCATCCGCTCTATTCCTGTGCGGAGTCCTTGTGATGCTGGCTGTAAGCTCGGCCATCGTATCCAGCACGTTGTATATACTGTCTTTGCCAGGGCAGGCATCTGGTATAACGAAAGAACAAGTGACGAAGCACATGAAGAAAGAGTCATTCAAACAGGCCGATATTTATTACACTTCAAAGGAAAAGTCCTTACTGCCGTTGACGAAAGAAACACTTGAATATGCGGTCAATATTAATCAGATTATGATTGGATATTCGAATCAAAAGCCTATTGATATTATTTTTTTTTCTAATGAAAAACTGATGGAGGATTACTCCGGTTTATTGGATGTCGTCGGTTTTTATTCTGAACGGGAGCAGCTGATCGGTTTGTTGCCTGAAGAAAAAAAGAAGCTTTTAGAAGGTGACGAGGTAGCGGTTTATTTGTATCAGAGATTGTTGATTCATGAATATACGCACCATGCGTTTCATCAGAAATTGAAGGAGCTTGAGGCAGATCCTGCTGAGTTTCCGTTATGGTTTCATGAAGGGTTAAGCGAGTGGATCGCGAACTATGAATTGCTCATAGATCCGTTCACGTTTTCTGTCGTGCCCTTTGACCGTTTGCAGACAGATCAAGACTGGCAGGAAGCACGAGTCGAATATGACACTGATGTCTATTTGCAAAGCTTTTATATGATCAATGAGCTGACGGGCAAATACGGGGAAGGCGTTATCTCAAAAATGATAAAGGAAACGGCAAAGAAAGGAGACTTTACAGAAGGGTTTAAATCGGCAACAAAGGAAAGTCTTGATCAATTTGAAAAAGATTTTAAGAAAACATTTGATGAAAACAGTGAGGCATTGGATAGATCCTATCCAATGCCTTTGTTATTAATGAAGTCCTTGTTGGCCCATACCGCCTTGAGTTGGAGGCATTTGTCCTTGTGCCGGAGCAAATGAATTTTTCATTTGTTCCATGTCCTGCGCATCTAGCTGAGGAACTTGGTAATAGCCGTGTTTGTTTTGGTATAGGAAAATTTCGAAAGCCATTTCAACATACTGTTGAATCTGCGCCGACAACACGCGTCTTACGGCTGGATTCGTCATTTCTAGAGAACCCATCGTTAGCATAGAGGCTTGTGCTTTAACAGTGCAAAGCATTTGTCGGCTGATAATGCTGTCATCAATATCATTCATGGATTGAACAGGTTTTTTAGGCTGTGATGGCTGCATGCCGTAAACAGTCTGATTATCTTCCTTCATCATATAAGTTGCTGTTTTTTGTGAAGGTTCGTTTCCTGTTTTAAAGCATTCAGCAGTTAAGTTATATTGAGACGCAATGAATTGATGTTGTCGATCAAGGATGTTTACTAATTCCTGATCCTTACAAAATTGTTTCAGCATCGTAAACTGGTCAAGGACATTAAGTGTTCCGGAAAGCACCTCGTGCATATCAAACAGTTCATGTCCGCCGTGGTTTTTATGCGGTTTGCCAGGGATGCCTTTGTTCATTTGGGATTGCTGCTGCTGATTTAACTGATCCAAACCGAATTCCTCCTTTTTTTTCAGATCAGCTGTATTTTGTATCAGTCTGCCGCGTTTTATGCAGAAGCCTGAAAGGAATTATATGGTGCCTGTCGAAATGATAAGCTGTAATGTGTTTATTAAGGGAGGAAAAATGATGAGGCGTATTCTGCATATAGTGTTAGTCGCGGCATTGATGTTCTTAAATGTGATGTACACGTGCGAAGCTGTAAAGGCGGCTGAGCCGCAACATCCGATATCGGTTGATATGGCGGTACAGCAAAAAGAAGGACAGGCGCTTGTTGAAGGATATGCTGTCGGCCAGGCTGTTTCTCCGCAGCGGTATAAACTGACAAGCCCTTTTTCAAATGATTATCATGTTGCGCTGGCGGACAGTAAAAACGAGGCATCGCCGGAACACATCCTTCCTGTGCAAATCCCCTCCGACTTTAGGAGCCGATTTGGGCTGCAAACTAATCCGCTGCTTCTTGGAAAAAAGATAACTGTTCAAGGACAGCTTGAAGAATACTTTAACACGACAGGACTTAAGAACGTTCAGTCGATGAACTTAACTGATGACATGAAAACACCGCCGGCTGAACAGCTGGTGACGATAAATGAAGCGCGGGGTCGGCTGAATAAAGAAGTAACAATAAAAGGGATCGTCACTGCTGATCAAAGCGCGGTCGGAGGCGGGAAGCTGTCGACCTTTGTGCAGGATGAAACCGGAGGCATTAACATTTATTCGTCTTCCCCTGAACTATTTCCCGAGTTAAAAGAAGGCATGGATATCACGGTAAAAGGAAAAATCACGACATACCAAGGGCTGACAGAAATCGTTCCAAACTCATCAGGCATCAAAATCAACCAGTCAAACCAATCTCTCCCCGCTCCTATACATTCAACCATCAATGAACTGGTTAATAGCAGTCTGGGTGATCAGTTTGAAGGCCGGCTTGTGACACTAAAAGCGTTTGTTTCCTCAATTCCAAATTCTCCAGCCGGCGGTGGCTATAATGTAACGATGATTGATGGAGATCACCATGCTATGATGCTTCGGGTTATGAATGAAACAGGGGCCATAGGCGAACTTGATGAGGGAAAATGGTATGAATTTACCGGTGTGTTAAGCAGGTACCAATCCCTTCAGCTGCTTCCGCGAAAATCGTCTGACCTGAAGCTGCTCGAAGAACAGCCAGCTCCTCCGTCTGCGGAGGGTGAATATGAAGGTATTGTGGATCGGGTTGTTGACGGTGATACCATTCATCTCAAATCTCCCATACTTGGAACGACAAAAGTCCGGTTTGTGAATGTAGATACACCTGAAACGTATCACACACCAAAAAATGAAGCGGACGAAAATCAATTAAGTTTTGGCAAAAAAGCATCTGACTATCTAAAAACAATTTTGTCTTCAGGAGAGAGGATTACTGTCAAGGTCGGGAGTGAAGCGAAGGACAGTTATGGCAGACTTCTTGGGCAGGTCATAACGGAATCGGGTTCCAATGTAAACCTAGAGCTTGTGAAAAATGGCTATGCTCCGACGTATTTTATTTGGCCGGTAGACAATGAAGAGGATTATCAGCAGTTTCAGGCTGCCGCAGCCGCTGCGAAAAAAGCACAAAAAGGAATATGGAATGAAAACGATCCCCTCATGGAAATGCCTTTTGAATTTAGAGCCAGAGAGCAAGGGAAAGGCCTGACAAGATATGTGGGAGATTCGTCAAATAAAACGTATGTGGAGCCAGCTGAATGGAAACAGGTAGCTGTGGAAAATAGAATTTTCTTCGCCTCTGCAAGTGAAGCGGAAAACGCAGGATATAAAAAAAGGCAAACGGCACCGGAACAACATGTGCCGCTTAGCATTCTCAGTATGAACGATTTGCATGGCAAGATTGATCAGCAGTATGAG
Coding sequences:
- a CDS encoding PadR family transcriptional regulator encodes the protein MKHKLLPLSETMHYILLALREPLHGYAVMQKIEKISNGTVMLAAGTLYGAIENLNKHGWIEPVGESGRRKVYMITAEGSTILKMEQNRLLHILSLYEGSESNEENEDVF
- a CDS encoding YhcN/YlaJ family sporulation lipoprotein, whose amino-acid sequence is MLGKKQVLASMLLIPLLMTGCGMANQGEGRRDNADPENVNYRNPVNDNGRGNINDVNNNRDNVDNNVTDNVNDNGNNNGNENQQLEVADDAADKISDMKEVEQANVIVAGNQAYVAVVLKNGKEDVGQDLKKKISEKVKDTDKNMDNVYVSANPDFVDRMQGYGDRIQNGDPVAGFFDEFSETVQRIFPQPE
- a CDS encoding spore coat protein, whose product is MDQLNQQQQSQMNKGIPGKPHKNHGGHELFDMHEVLSGTLNVLDQFTMLKQFCKDQELVNILDRQHQFIASQYNLTAECFKTGNEPSQKTATYMMKEDNQTVYGMQPSQPKKPVQSMNDIDDSIISRQMLCTVKAQASMLTMGSLEMTNPAVRRVLSAQIQQYVEMAFEIFLYQNKHGYYQVPQLDAQDMEQMKNSFAPAQGQMPPTQGGMGQQGLH
- a CDS encoding 5'-nucleotidase C-terminal domain-containing protein — protein: MVPVEMISCNVFIKGGKMMRRILHIVLVAALMFLNVMYTCEAVKAAEPQHPISVDMAVQQKEGQALVEGYAVGQAVSPQRYKLTSPFSNDYHVALADSKNEASPEHILPVQIPSDFRSRFGLQTNPLLLGKKITVQGQLEEYFNTTGLKNVQSMNLTDDMKTPPAEQLVTINEARGRLNKEVTIKGIVTADQSAVGGGKLSTFVQDETGGINIYSSSPELFPELKEGMDITVKGKITTYQGLTEIVPNSSGIKINQSNQSLPAPIHSTINELVNSSLGDQFEGRLVTLKAFVSSIPNSPAGGGYNVTMIDGDHHAMMLRVMNETGAIGELDEGKWYEFTGVLSRYQSLQLLPRKSSDLKLLEEQPAPPSAEGEYEGIVDRVVDGDTIHLKSPILGTTKVRFVNVDTPETYHTPKNEADENQLSFGKKASDYLKTILSSGERITVKVGSEAKDSYGRLLGQVITESGSNVNLELVKNGYAPTYFIWPVDNEEDYQQFQAAAAAAKKAQKGIWNENDPLMEMPFEFRAREQGKGLTRYVGDSSNKTYVEPAEWKQVAVENRIFFASASEAENAGYKKRQTAPEQHVPLSILSMNDLHGKIDQQYELDLDGNGTADGVFGRMDYAAAYLKEKKAEKKNTLIVHAGDMIGGSSPVSSLLQDEPTVELMEDIGFDVGTVGNHEFDEGADELLRILNGGDHPKGTSGYDGQNFPLVCANCKMKSTGEPFLPAYDIINVESIPVAFIGVVTQSAAGMVMPEGIKNIEFTDEVTAVNEAAEELKKKGVKAIAVLAHMSAEQNGTAITGESADLANKTDAEIDVIFAAHNHKIVNGEVNGKLIVQAFEYGKAIGVVDVEIDKTTKDIVKKSAEIEYVDQSKIEPDPSASAILNKYQTLAEPIISEVVGEAAIDMEGGYSNDGDTPLGNLIADGMRAAMKTDFALMNGGGIREALKKGPITWGDLYNIQPFGNVLTKLEIKGKDLRKIINAQISPVFGPDYSISGFTYTWDKETGKAVEMKMADGAEIQPDATYTLTVNNFMATATGTKYQPIGSLGKNPVTGPEDLDATVEYVKSFDKPIAYTKEGRIKLAEASDIEDPVTEDPGNGPGTNQPVKDVPEPGEDHTDIKETPGTVPFHQLPPSASLRIDEIPKKTADTAGGISTLPVPNGIAESGSDHQLPDTSAGYYNFIVIGAAAALSGTYLYVRRKRSASRT